A window of Eikenella corrodens contains these coding sequences:
- a CDS encoding HIT family protein: MPASCPLCRAENETVLWQNSRLRVIAVNDTPAAPAFCRVIWRGHVAEMTDLPDEARQEMMVAVWRTEAAMRRVLRPAKINLASFGNQVPHLHWHVIARFENDAFFPDSIWAAPRREAVPELPEGWQRQVAELLAEEEAADGLV; this comes from the coding sequence ATGCCTGCCTCCTGCCCGCTGTGCCGTGCTGAAAATGAAACCGTGCTGTGGCAAAACAGCCGTCTGCGTGTGATTGCTGTAAACGACACGCCCGCCGCGCCTGCATTTTGCCGCGTGATTTGGCGCGGGCATGTGGCCGAGATGACGGATTTGCCCGACGAAGCGCGGCAGGAAATGATGGTGGCGGTGTGGCGCACCGAAGCGGCGATGCGCCGGGTGTTGCGCCCGGCTAAAATCAATCTGGCCAGTTTCGGCAACCAAGTGCCGCACCTGCATTGGCATGTGATTGCCCGCTTTGAAAACGATGCGTTTTTCCCCGATTCGATTTGGGCCGCGCCGCGCCGCGAAGCCGTGCCCGAGCTGCCGGAAGGCTGGCAGCGGCAGGTGGCCGAGCTGTTGGCCGAGGAAGAGGCGGCGGACGGGCTGGTATAA
- a CDS encoding LD-carboxypeptidase — protein MLFPHLSRRRFLSASATLAGAGVLQACSAPAMPVLPTNQSSTDSGNAPARPVRSGSGTTLRVVAPSGFAPKPEQAQAGLLRLYNAGFTITNQQAVERRSQRFAGTDAERIADFQDVASGKVPTPQVLMGMRGGYGAVRLLPHIDWPSLGARMREHGTQLFGFSDVCAIQLALLAQGNMCSFAGPMLYSGFGKAQPSVYTMQAFIDGSTRADLSIQVSEVQAANVPTLYGTMWGGNLSVIASLAGSAYLPQPEGGILFLEDVGEQPYRLERMLQTLHLAGILKRQQAIVLGNFRMGSARDVYDGGYDLSTVIRTLRRISGVPVLTGFPFGHISDIATFPLGVQTAIRGNSTGGYSASFSGHPVLNPAALTLNNLLPPPPSFDSPAATEDNSEASE, from the coding sequence ATGCTGTTCCCCCATCTTTCCCGCCGCCGTTTTCTCAGCGCCTCCGCCACCCTGGCCGGGGCAGGCGTGTTGCAGGCGTGCAGTGCTCCCGCCATGCCCGTGCTGCCGACCAACCAGAGCAGCACAGACAGCGGCAATGCGCCGGCCCGCCCCGTCCGCAGCGGTAGCGGCACTACCTTGCGCGTGGTGGCGCCTTCCGGCTTCGCGCCCAAGCCCGAACAGGCGCAGGCCGGGCTGTTGCGCCTGTATAACGCCGGTTTCACCATCACCAACCAGCAGGCGGTGGAGCGCCGCAGCCAGCGGTTTGCCGGCACCGACGCCGAACGCATCGCCGATTTCCAAGACGTGGCTTCCGGCAAAGTGCCCACCCCGCAAGTGCTGATGGGCATGCGCGGCGGCTACGGCGCCGTGCGCCTGCTGCCCCATATCGACTGGCCCTCGCTCGGCGCGCGGATGCGCGAACACGGCACCCAGCTTTTTGGCTTCAGCGACGTGTGCGCCATCCAGCTTGCCCTGCTGGCCCAAGGCAATATGTGCAGCTTCGCCGGCCCCATGCTTTATAGCGGCTTCGGCAAAGCCCAGCCCTCGGTATACACCATGCAAGCCTTTATCGATGGCAGCACCCGCGCCGATTTGAGCATTCAAGTATCGGAAGTGCAGGCCGCCAACGTGCCCACCCTGTACGGCACCATGTGGGGCGGCAACCTCAGCGTGATTGCCTCGCTGGCCGGCTCGGCCTACCTGCCGCAGCCCGAAGGTGGTATCCTCTTCCTTGAAGACGTGGGCGAACAGCCCTACCGCCTCGAGCGCATGCTGCAAACCCTGCATCTGGCCGGCATCCTCAAACGCCAGCAGGCCATCGTGCTCGGCAACTTCCGCATGGGCAGCGCGCGCGACGTGTATGACGGCGGCTACGATCTCTCCACCGTCATCCGTACCCTGCGCCGCATCAGCGGCGTTCCCGTGCTCACCGGCTTCCCCTTCGGCCACATCAGCGACATCGCCACCTTCCCGCTGGGCGTGCAAACCGCCATCCGCGGCAACAGCACCGGCGGCTACAGTGCCTCCTTCAGCGGCCACCCTGTGCTCAACCCCGCCGCCCTCACGCTCAACAACCTGCTGCCGCCCCCGCCCTCATTCGACAGCCCGGCTGCAACAGAAGACAACAGCGAAGCCAGCGAATAG
- the recR gene encoding recombination mediator RecR translates to MTRKKTDAFTRLTQALEVLPNIGPKSARRMAYELLRHKREGAAELAAALQHALTAVQHCRLCNTFCEGELCAICADPARDGRRLMIVHLPADVAGMEAAHCHDGLYFVLMGQISPAQDMDLQHIALNKLVARLQESEVEEVIIATAFTPEGNATAYVLAELFKNLPYRVSRLAQGMPLGSELEYIDAGTLAQSVYERRLVKERGGEGE, encoded by the coding sequence ATGACCCGCAAAAAAACCGACGCCTTCACTCGCCTCACCCAAGCCCTCGAAGTTTTGCCCAACATCGGCCCCAAATCCGCCCGCCGCATGGCGTATGAGCTGCTGCGCCACAAGCGCGAAGGCGCCGCCGAGCTGGCCGCCGCCTTGCAGCACGCCCTCACAGCCGTGCAACATTGCCGCCTGTGCAACACCTTCTGCGAAGGCGAGCTCTGCGCCATCTGCGCCGACCCCGCGCGCGACGGCCGCCGCCTGATGATTGTGCACCTGCCCGCCGACGTGGCCGGTATGGAAGCCGCCCACTGCCACGACGGCCTCTATTTCGTGCTCATGGGGCAAATCAGCCCCGCGCAGGACATGGATTTGCAGCACATCGCGCTCAACAAACTGGTTGCCCGCCTGCAAGAGAGCGAAGTGGAAGAAGTGATCATCGCCACCGCCTTCACCCCCGAAGGCAACGCCACCGCCTATGTGCTGGCCGAGCTGTTCAAAAACCTGCCCTACCGAGTGAGCCGCCTGGCGCAGGGCATGCCGCTGGGCAGCGAGCTGGAATACATCGACGCCGGCACGCTGGCGCAATCCGTGTATGAACGGCGGCTGGTGAAAGAGCGGGGAGGGGAGGGAGAATAG
- a CDS encoding TIGR01440 family protein — MDLTQLAEQTRALALDILHQSAIGEGQIFVLGLSTSEVIGGRIGKNSNQEVGEVIVKTLLDILNERKIYLAVQGCEHINRALAVERELAEKYGLEIVNVLPGLHAGGSAQLAAFKYMRDPVEVEFITAHAGLDIGDTSIGMHIKHVQIPLRPQQRELGAAHVCALASRPRLIGGERAGHYKDSIRRV, encoded by the coding sequence ATGGATCTAACCCAATTAGCCGAGCAAACCCGCGCCCTTGCGCTCGATATCCTGCACCAATCCGCCATCGGCGAAGGGCAGATTTTTGTGCTCGGCCTGTCCACCAGCGAAGTGATCGGCGGCCGTATCGGCAAAAATTCCAATCAGGAAGTGGGCGAAGTGATCGTGAAAACCCTGCTCGACATCCTGAACGAACGCAAAATCTACCTCGCCGTGCAAGGCTGCGAGCACATCAACCGCGCCTTGGCCGTGGAGCGCGAGCTGGCCGAAAAATACGGGCTGGAAATCGTGAACGTATTGCCCGGCCTGCACGCAGGCGGCAGTGCGCAGCTGGCCGCCTTCAAATATATGCGCGACCCGGTGGAAGTGGAATTCATCACCGCCCACGCCGGGCTCGACATTGGCGACACTTCCATCGGCATGCACATCAAACACGTGCAAATCCCCCTGCGCCCGCAACAGCGCGAACTGGGCGCCGCCCACGTCTGCGCCCTGGCCAGCCGCCCGCGCCTGATCGGCGGCGAACGCGCCGGGCACTACAAAGACAGCATCCGCCGCGTGTAA
- a CDS encoding methyltransferase domain-containing protein produces the protein MPQPRPLPTDFAAAYRERMAELGFSEKPAAEWDDKAPSFSAKALQPSPYADAFIARMQLHPGDTLLDVGCGPGTLALRFAPKVRHLYGLDYSSGMLRCLESNAQAASLANITPIHLSKEDSWHNVPVCDIVVSSRSGLDRDLAALFAKLSAHARRSVYFTILADGHFNPPQISRLLGQDRSPYPGYIYALNILYQMGYDPTLSYITTPGRLADCTQLPDFLQRMAAAYGTLTPEHTRLLTQFFHRHHSQFAQAPFAMKWALLSWDTEAAAYSGLNLNQDKAASRRQYTRYGKARQRRTGFC, from the coding sequence ATGCCCCAGCCCCGCCCCCTGCCCACCGACTTCGCCGCCGCCTACCGCGAGCGCATGGCCGAACTCGGCTTCAGCGAAAAGCCCGCCGCCGAATGGGACGACAAAGCCCCCAGCTTCAGCGCCAAAGCCCTCCAGCCCAGCCCCTACGCCGACGCCTTTATCGCCCGAATGCAGCTCCACCCCGGCGACACCCTGCTCGACGTCGGCTGCGGCCCCGGCACCCTCGCCCTGCGCTTTGCTCCAAAAGTGCGGCACCTCTACGGCCTCGACTACAGCAGCGGCATGCTCCGTTGTTTGGAAAGCAACGCCCAAGCCGCCAGCCTTGCCAACATCACCCCCATCCACCTGAGCAAAGAAGACAGCTGGCACAACGTGCCCGTGTGCGACATCGTCGTTTCCTCCCGCAGCGGGCTCGACCGCGACCTTGCCGCCCTCTTTGCCAAACTCAGCGCCCACGCCCGCCGCAGCGTGTATTTCACCATCCTCGCCGACGGCCATTTCAACCCGCCCCAAATCAGCCGCCTGCTCGGCCAAGATCGCAGCCCCTACCCCGGCTACATCTACGCCCTCAACATCCTCTACCAAATGGGCTACGACCCCACCCTCAGCTACATCACCACCCCTGGCCGCCTCGCCGACTGCACCCAACTGCCCGACTTCCTGCAACGCATGGCCGCCGCCTACGGCACCCTCACCCCCGAACACACCCGACTCCTCACCCAATTCTTCCACCGCCACCACAGCCAATTCGCCCAAGCCCCCTTCGCCATGAAATGGGCACTCCTGAGCTGGGATACTGAAGCCGCCGCATATAGTGGATTAAATTTAAATCAGGACAAGGCGGCGAGCCGCAGACAGTACACACGTTACGGCAAGGCGAGACAACGCCGTACTGGTTTTTGTTAA
- a CDS encoding ABC transporter substrate-binding protein encodes MISRRDFLCGLVAGSLLLAGCRPNEDDTPEAPASASQSASGLLHIFRLPESNISSFRRLYAAGPPAEVLLYALAPERLVGWTAQKRPQALAMLNENARRLPLLGGINGRGSPVSLERLLAEKIDAVVDVGVVSEATVSTAQQTAKQLGVPYLLLEGRLAQSAEQIRQLGSLIASPHTERLAALAEQALAFARREAAARSRPVSVYLARGRDGLETGRRNSIHTEVAELLGARNVGDALAGGGLAQVSIEQIILWQPDWILTQEADFAVQVARNPLWKNVKAVRAGRIGLLPRLPYGWIDGPPGINRLPGIYTLAAILSGRPPAHYREQILPLLEALYHHHPNPAQQRLLGLA; translated from the coding sequence ATGATTAGCCGCCGCGATTTCCTCTGCGGACTGGTTGCCGGCAGCCTGCTGCTGGCCGGCTGCCGCCCCAATGAAGACGATACGCCCGAAGCCCCTGCTTCCGCCTCCCAATCCGCATCCGGCCTGCTGCACATCTTCAGGCTACCTGAAAGTAATATCAGTTCCTTCCGCCGCCTGTATGCCGCCGGGCCGCCCGCCGAAGTGCTGCTCTATGCGCTGGCACCGGAGCGCCTCGTCGGCTGGACGGCGCAAAAACGGCCGCAGGCACTGGCTATGCTCAACGAAAACGCCCGCCGCCTGCCCCTGCTCGGCGGCATCAACGGGCGCGGCTCGCCCGTATCGCTCGAACGCCTGCTGGCAGAAAAAATCGATGCCGTGGTAGACGTCGGCGTAGTGAGCGAAGCCACCGTTTCCACCGCACAGCAAACCGCCAAACAGCTCGGCGTGCCCTACCTGCTGCTGGAAGGCAGGCTGGCGCAGTCGGCAGAACAAATCCGCCAGTTGGGCAGCCTCATCGCCTCGCCGCACACCGAACGCCTCGCCGCACTGGCCGAGCAGGCGCTTGCCTTCGCCCGGCGCGAAGCCGCCGCCCGCAGCCGCCCCGTCAGCGTTTATCTGGCACGCGGCCGCGACGGGCTGGAAACCGGCCGCCGCAACTCCATCCACACCGAAGTGGCCGAACTGTTGGGCGCACGCAATGTGGGCGACGCACTCGCAGGCGGCGGCCTGGCACAGGTTTCCATCGAACAGATCATCCTGTGGCAGCCCGACTGGATTCTCACTCAGGAAGCCGATTTTGCCGTTCAGGTAGCCCGCAACCCGCTGTGGAAAAACGTGAAAGCCGTGCGCGCAGGCCGCATCGGCCTATTGCCGCGCCTGCCCTACGGCTGGATCGACGGCCCGCCCGGCATCAACCGACTGCCCGGCATTTACACACTGGCTGCCATCCTCTCCGGCCGGCCGCCGGCACACTACCGCGAACAGATCCTGCCCCTGCTCGAAGCGCTGTATCACCACCACCCCAACCCCGCGCAACAACGCCTGCTCGGGCTGGCTTAA
- a CDS encoding DUF2478 domain-containing protein: protein MNDFSTAAVLYSDKGDAATAALWHTAAELRRLGFRLGGLLNPLDSQGRHINSRLVSIADGVEFSIFQKLGSGSSGCKLDGGRLAAAGAAVRDAVQAHADLVFINKFGHAEIENRGLLAEYLAAAAAGIPVLTTLPRAYLNDWRSFCGGEGVELAADADAITAWALASIAERRGAGI, encoded by the coding sequence ATGAACGATTTCTCCACCGCCGCCGTCCTCTACAGCGACAAAGGCGACGCCGCCACCGCCGCACTGTGGCACACCGCCGCCGAACTGCGCCGTCTCGGCTTCCGCCTGGGCGGCCTGCTCAACCCGCTGGACAGCCAAGGCCGCCACATCAATTCCCGCCTCGTTTCCATTGCCGACGGCGTGGAATTTTCCATCTTCCAAAAGCTCGGCAGCGGCTCGTCCGGCTGCAAACTTGATGGCGGCAGGCTGGCCGCAGCGGGTGCTGCGGTGCGCGATGCCGTCCAGGCACACGCCGATTTGGTCTTCATCAATAAATTCGGCCACGCCGAAATAGAAAACCGCGGGCTTTTGGCCGAATATCTTGCCGCGGCCGCCGCAGGCATCCCCGTGCTCACCACCCTGCCCCGCGCCTATTTAAATGACTGGCGCAGCTTCTGCGGCGGCGAAGGTGTTGAACTGGCCGCCGATGCCGATGCCATTACTGCCTGGGCGCTGGCCTCCATCGCCGAAAGGCGCGGAGCCGGCATATGA
- a CDS encoding TonB-dependent receptor → MNRKDLGSADTPLLNTPSHKFSAYAEYRPIKHVSLHASMLTETGRKSSYGDSTRTLGSYTVYNAKGVWRIREGLSWEAGIENFGNRHYELSDGYPMPGRTWFTNLRYVF, encoded by the coding sequence TTGAACCGCAAAGACCTGGGCAGCGCCGACACCCCGCTGCTGAACACGCCCAGCCACAAATTCTCCGCCTATGCCGAATACCGCCCCATCAAGCACGTCAGCCTGCACGCCTCCATGCTGACCGAAACCGGCCGCAAATCCTCCTACGGCGACAGCACGCGCACCCTCGGCAGCTACACAGTTTACAACGCCAAAGGGGTTTGGCGCATCCGCGAAGGCCTGAGCTGGGAAGCCGGCATAGAAAACTTCGGCAACCGCCATTACGAGCTGAGCGACGGCTACCCCATGCCCGGCCGCACCTGGTTCACCAACCTGCGCTATGTGTTTTAA
- a CDS encoding TonB-dependent receptor domain-containing protein, with the protein MAVEHQIDFTPAWRLRSGVDYERLATKELPATFHRGKTSSVNGLIELSYHPNDNHSFYGTVSSKSRFPSLKDRYSYRLGRAIPNPDLESERANHIELGWRGKPWDGAEAEAAVFYSRLHNEIQSAYVPDPTGRTCRRSPVRGHCQQTQNIGRTRHTGIELSLRQSIGSH; encoded by the coding sequence ATTGCTGTCGAACACCAAATCGACTTCACCCCGGCCTGGCGGCTGCGCAGCGGCGTAGACTACGAACGCCTCGCCACCAAAGAATTGCCCGCCACGTTTCACCGCGGCAAAACCTCTTCGGTAAACGGCCTCATCGAACTGAGCTACCACCCGAACGACAACCACAGTTTCTACGGCACGGTATCGAGCAAATCACGCTTCCCCAGCCTGAAAGACCGCTATTCCTACCGCCTCGGACGCGCCATCCCCAATCCCGATTTGGAATCCGAGCGTGCCAACCACATCGAACTTGGCTGGCGCGGCAAACCGTGGGACGGGGCAGAAGCCGAAGCCGCCGTGTTCTACAGCCGCCTGCACAACGAAATTCAAAGCGCCTACGTGCCCGACCCCACCGGCCGCACCTGCCGCCGCTCCCCCGTGCGCGGCCACTGCCAGCAAACCCAAAACATCGGCCGCACCCGCCATACCGGCATCGAACTCAGTCTGCGGCAGAGCATTGGCAGCCACTAG
- a CDS encoding TOBE domain-containing protein, translating into MKTSARNQFSGKIKSIKHGPVTSEITLVLENGAELVATVTEESCRELGLAEGGIATALIKAGNIIVATDLHPMKLSARNQLSGQITHVERGAVNSIVSVDIGGGLILTAGITMQSTETLDLHPGQSVTAIFKAGSVILGVVA; encoded by the coding sequence ATGAAAACCAGTGCGCGCAACCAATTCAGCGGCAAAATCAAATCCATCAAACACGGCCCGGTAACCAGCGAAATCACGCTTGTGCTTGAAAATGGCGCCGAGCTGGTGGCCACCGTAACCGAAGAAAGTTGCCGCGAGCTCGGCCTGGCCGAAGGCGGTATCGCCACCGCCCTCATCAAAGCCGGCAACATCATCGTGGCTACCGACTTGCACCCGATGAAACTCTCCGCCCGCAACCAGCTCAGCGGCCAGATTACCCATGTTGAACGCGGCGCGGTGAACTCCATTGTGTCGGTCGACATCGGCGGCGGCCTCATTCTCACTGCCGGCATCACCATGCAAAGCACCGAAACCCTCGACTTGCACCCCGGCCAAAGCGTTACCGCCATTTTCAAAGCCGGCAGCGTGATTTTGGGCGTAGTCGCTTAA
- a CDS encoding nitrate reductase subunit alpha: MSHFLDRLTFFRQKREPFSNGHGVLINEDRKWENAYRSRWSHDKVARSTHGVNCTGSCSWKIYVKNGIITWETQQTDYPRTRPDLPNHEPRGCPRGASYSWYVYSAQRIKYPMMRGALAELWREARKTKDPIEAWQWIVEDPERSKSYKSQRGLGGFVRSNWDEAYEMVAAANCYTIKKYGPDRVIGFSPIPAMSMISYAAGARYLGLIGGVPLSFYDWYCDLPPASPQTWGEQTDVAESADWYNSNYLLVWGSNIPMTRTPDAHFYTEVRYKGTKTVAVSSDFGEMAKFSDIWLAPRQGTDAALAMAMGHVILKEFHIDNPSDYFQDYCRRLTDMPVLVCLKEDGGGYRPEYTLRASHLSGNFGEEKNPDWKVLAWNEKTDSLMLPNGSIGFRWDGSQKWNLETKAQDDQDVQAALSLKNYADDVVRVGFDYFGGEFDEEKTFRKVPVKRITLADGSSRLVSTVFDLLVAQYGVDNGLGDENVAKDYFDDKPYTPKWQEKHTGVAPERVIQVAREFAQNAHDTKGRSMIIVGAGLNHWYYLDMNYRGLINMLMMCGTIGKSGGGWCHYVGQEKLRPQSGWAPLTFALDWHRPARQMAGTSFFYGHTGQYRHETVSADELLTSDAGDDMRRLTMIDYNAKAARMGWTPSAPQLETNPLDITDAAEKAGMNPVDYTVKGLKEGTLEMSCDDPENPKNWPRNMFIWRSNILGSSGKGHEYFLKYLLGTQNGLMSDEDDCLKPAEVKQREGVEGKLDLFTLLDFRMNTTCLYADVIFPTATWYEKHDLNTSDMHPFIHPFTEAVQPLWQSKSDWEIYKGLAKKFSELAKDYLGVRKDIVLTPLMHDSPQELGQPFDPKDWKLGECEPIPGKTMPAMTVVERDYGAIYEKFTSIGPLLEKVNNNGKGMAWDTKHEVDFLRKLNGVQPEGAGKGQPKIETAIDAAEMVLTLAPETNGHVSKKAWQSLGKATGRDHTHLINASEHTQIRFRDIVAQPRKIVTSPIWSGVESEEVCYTAGYTNVHELIPWRTLTGRQQFYQDHKWMRDFGAAFCVYRPAVDTKTTKKLLGKMPNGNPEITLNFLTPHQKWGIHSTYSENLRMLTLSRGGPHVWISEIDAKKAGLVDNDWVEVFNTNGSIACRVIVSQRIPETMILMYHAQEKLVHTPAAETTKKRGGIHNSVTKAVLNPTHMIGGYAQLAYSFNYYGTVGSNRDEWVIVRKMKDIDWMDEPADQA; encoded by the coding sequence ATGAGCCATTTCTTAGACCGCCTGACCTTCTTCAGGCAAAAACGCGAGCCGTTTTCCAACGGCCACGGCGTTTTGATCAACGAAGACCGCAAGTGGGAAAATGCCTACCGCAGCCGCTGGTCGCACGATAAAGTTGCCCGTTCCACCCACGGCGTGAACTGTACCGGTTCGTGCTCGTGGAAAATCTACGTTAAAAACGGCATCATCACCTGGGAAACCCAGCAGACCGACTATCCGCGTACCCGCCCCGACCTGCCTAACCACGAGCCCCGCGGCTGCCCGCGCGGTGCGTCTTACAGCTGGTATGTTTACTCTGCCCAGCGTATCAAATATCCGATGATGCGCGGCGCGCTGGCCGAACTGTGGCGCGAAGCGCGCAAAACCAAAGACCCCATCGAAGCATGGCAATGGATTGTGGAAGACCCCGAGCGCTCCAAATCCTACAAATCCCAGCGCGGCTTGGGTGGCTTCGTGCGTTCCAACTGGGACGAAGCCTATGAAATGGTGGCGGCAGCCAACTGCTACACCATCAAGAAATACGGCCCCGACCGTGTTATCGGCTTCTCGCCCATTCCTGCCATGTCAATGATCAGCTACGCCGCAGGCGCGCGCTATCTGGGCTTGATCGGCGGCGTGCCGCTGTCGTTCTACGACTGGTATTGCGACTTGCCGCCCGCTTCGCCGCAGACTTGGGGCGAACAGACCGACGTGGCCGAATCCGCCGACTGGTACAACTCCAATTATCTTTTGGTGTGGGGTTCCAATATTCCGATGACCCGTACCCCCGACGCCCACTTCTATACTGAAGTGCGCTACAAAGGCACCAAAACCGTCGCCGTATCTTCCGACTTCGGCGAAATGGCCAAGTTCAGCGACATCTGGCTCGCGCCGCGCCAAGGCACGGATGCCGCGCTGGCGATGGCGATGGGGCACGTTATCCTCAAAGAATTCCATATCGACAATCCTTCCGACTATTTCCAAGACTACTGCCGCCGCCTGACCGATATGCCGGTGCTGGTGTGCCTGAAAGAAGACGGCGGAGGCTACCGCCCGGAATACACCCTGCGCGCCTCCCATTTGAGCGGTAATTTCGGCGAAGAGAAAAATCCCGATTGGAAAGTGCTGGCGTGGAACGAGAAAACCGACAGCCTGATGCTGCCCAACGGCTCCATCGGCTTCCGTTGGGACGGCAGCCAAAAATGGAATCTGGAAACCAAGGCGCAGGATGATCAAGACGTTCAGGCGGCCTTGTCGCTGAAAAACTATGCCGATGACGTGGTGCGCGTCGGCTTCGACTACTTCGGCGGCGAATTCGACGAAGAAAAAACCTTCCGCAAAGTGCCGGTGAAACGCATCACCCTGGCCGACGGCAGCAGCCGGTTGGTGTCCACCGTGTTCGACCTTCTGGTGGCGCAATACGGCGTGGACAACGGCTTGGGCGACGAGAACGTGGCCAAAGATTATTTTGACGACAAGCCCTACACGCCGAAATGGCAGGAAAAACACACCGGCGTCGCGCCCGAACGCGTGATTCAGGTAGCCCGCGAGTTCGCTCAGAACGCGCACGACACCAAGGGCCGCTCGATGATTATCGTCGGCGCCGGCCTGAACCACTGGTATTACCTGGACATGAACTATCGCGGCCTGATTAACATGCTGATGATGTGCGGCACCATCGGTAAATCCGGCGGCGGTTGGTGCCATTATGTAGGCCAGGAAAAACTGCGTCCGCAGTCCGGCTGGGCGCCGCTGACTTTCGCGCTCGACTGGCACCGCCCCGCGCGCCAGATGGCCGGTACTTCATTCTTCTACGGCCACACCGGCCAGTACCGCCACGAAACCGTGTCTGCTGACGAGCTGCTCACGTCCGACGCTGGCGACGATATGCGCCGCCTGACCATGATCGACTACAACGCCAAAGCCGCCCGCATGGGTTGGACGCCGAGCGCGCCGCAGTTGGAAACCAATCCGCTGGATATAACCGATGCGGCCGAAAAAGCCGGCATGAATCCTGTGGATTACACTGTGAAAGGTTTGAAGGAAGGTACGCTGGAGATGTCTTGCGACGATCCGGAAAACCCGAAAAATTGGCCGCGCAATATGTTTATTTGGCGTTCCAACATTTTGGGTTCGTCCGGCAAAGGCCACGAATATTTCCTGAAATACCTGCTCGGCACGCAAAACGGCCTGATGAGCGACGAAGACGACTGCCTGAAACCGGCAGAAGTGAAGCAGCGGGAAGGCGTGGAAGGCAAGCTGGATTTGTTCACGCTCTTGGATTTCCGCATGAACACCACCTGCCTGTACGCCGACGTGATTTTCCCGACCGCCACTTGGTACGAAAAACACGATCTGAACACGTCCGACATGCACCCGTTCATCCATCCGTTTACCGAGGCGGTGCAGCCTTTGTGGCAGAGCAAATCCGACTGGGAAATCTATAAAGGCCTGGCCAAAAAATTCAGCGAGCTGGCCAAAGACTATCTGGGCGTGCGCAAAGACATCGTGCTCACCCCGCTGATGCACGACAGCCCGCAGGAACTCGGCCAGCCCTTCGACCCGAAAGATTGGAAACTGGGCGAGTGCGAGCCGATTCCGGGCAAAACCATGCCCGCGATGACCGTGGTGGAACGCGATTACGGCGCGATTTACGAGAAATTCACTTCTATCGGCCCCTTGCTGGAGAAAGTGAACAACAACGGCAAAGGCATGGCTTGGGATACCAAGCACGAAGTGGACTTCCTGCGCAAACTCAACGGCGTGCAGCCTGAAGGTGCGGGCAAAGGCCAGCCGAAAATCGAAACCGCCATCGATGCGGCCGAAATGGTTCTGACGCTGGCGCCGGAAACCAACGGCCACGTTTCGAAAAAAGCTTGGCAGTCGCTGGGCAAAGCCACCGGCCGCGACCACACGCACCTGATTAACGCCAGCGAGCACACGCAAATCCGCTTCCGCGACATCGTCGCCCAGCCGCGCAAGATTGTTACCTCGCCGATTTGGTCGGGCGTGGAGAGCGAAGAAGTGTGCTACACCGCTGGCTACACCAACGTGCACGAGCTGATTCCGTGGCGCACGCTCACCGGCCGCCAGCAGTTCTACCAAGACCACAAATGGATGCGCGATTTCGGTGCCGCTTTCTGCGTGTACCGCCCCGCCGTGGACACCAAAACCACCAAGAAACTCTTGGGCAAAATGCCCAACGGCAATCCGGAAATCACGCTCAACTTCCTCACGCCGCACCAGAAATGGGGTATCCACAGCACCTATTCGGAAAACCTGCGCATGCTCACGCTCTCTCGTGGCGGCCCGCACGTGTGGATTTCCGAAATCGATGCCAAGAAAGCCGGGTTGGTGGATAACGACTGGGTGGAAGTGTTCAACACCAACGGTTCGATCGCCTGCCGCGTGATTGTGAGCCAGCGTATTCCTGAAACCATGATTCTGATGTATCACGCTCAGGAAAAATTGGTGCACACGCCTGCGGCGGAAACCACCAAGAAACGCGGCGGCATCCACAACTCGGTAACCAAGGCGGTATTGAACCCGACCCACATGATAGGCGGCTATGCGCAGCTGGCGTACAGCTTCAACTATTACGGCACGGTCGGCTCCAACCGCGACGAGTGGGTGATTGTCCGCAAGATGAAGGACATCGACTGGATGGACGAACCCGCCGATCAGGCATAA
- a CDS encoding cupin domain-containing protein, with protein sequence MKLPQIIRFSDYLKETPSEAVRTVLYQDQHDNMVLWQIPPQTMLPAHRHPCGVDIWIVLQGEAKLVDDAQSGRTIRAGESVVVGDHQIHGARNSGQEDCILVSIVSPKAGFEKA encoded by the coding sequence ATGAAGCTCCCGCAGATTATCCGTTTTTCCGATTATTTGAAGGAAACCCCCTCCGAAGCCGTGCGCACCGTGCTGTATCAAGACCAACACGACAACATGGTGCTGTGGCAGATTCCGCCGCAAACCATGTTGCCCGCCCACCGCCACCCGTGCGGCGTAGATATTTGGATTGTGCTGCAGGGCGAAGCCAAGCTGGTGGACGACGCGCAAAGCGGCCGCACCATCCGCGCAGGCGAGAGCGTAGTGGTGGGCGACCACCAAATCCACGGCGCCCGCAACAGCGGCCAGGAAGACTGCATCTTGGTTTCGATTGTCAGCCCGAAAGCCGGATTCGAAAAAGCATAA